Sequence from the Afifella aestuarii genome:
CGCGCGACCTCTTCGGCCGCCTCGAGGTTCGTTCGAACCGCGGTGTCCTCGATCGAATGCTCGCGCGTCGAACGGCCTGAATTGACGTCGATGGCGACGAGCGCCTCCGTCTGATTGATGACGATGTAACCGCCCGAGCGCAGGGTGACCTGCGGCAGGAACATCGCTTCGAGCTGACGCTCCACCGAATGGCGCGAGAAGATCGGGGCGGCATCACGGTAGGGCTGAACATTCTTGGCATGGCTCGGCATGAGCATGCGCATGAAGTCCTTCGCCTCGCGATAGGCTTCTTCGCCGGCCACCATGACCTGGTCGATCTCGCGCGAATAGAGATCGCGGATAGAGCGTTTGACGAGACTGCCTTCCTCGTAAACGAGGGTCGGTGCCGCAGATTTCAGCGTCAGATCGCGAACATTCTCCCACAATCTGAGGAGATACTCGAAATCGCGCTTGATCTCCGTCTTCGTTCTGGAGGCGCCCGCTGTGCGCAGGATGACGCCCATTCCGGACGGCACCTCGAGCCCTGCCGCAATGCTCTTCAGGCGCTTGCGGTCGGCCGGGTCCGTGATCTTGCGGGAAATGCCGCCGCCACGGCCCGTATTCGGCATCAAGACCGAATAGCGACCGGCGAGCGACAGATAGGTCGTCAGCGCAGCGCCTTTGTTGCCGCGCTCCTCTTTGACCACCTGCACCAGCAGAACCTGGCGACGTTTGATGACTTCCTGGATCTTGTACTGCTTGGCCCGTTGGCGGCGCCGTTCCGGCACCTCCTCCATCGCATCTTCCGCGCCGACGCTTTCGACGGCATGGTCGGCGTCGTTATCGTCGCCGTTGGAGTCGTCGCTGTTGTCGTCGTCGGAATCGTCATCGGACGACTTGTCCGCCTTTGCGGGGGCGTCGTCGCCGTGGGCGTCACCGCCATGATTGTCGGAATCCTCGTCGCGGTCGGATTCTTCCGCATCGAGAAGCGCCTGCCTGTCGGCGAACGGGATCTGGTAATAGTCTGGATGGATCTCCGAGAACGCCAGGAAGCCGTGCCGGTTGCCGCCATAATCGACGAAGGCGGCCTGCAGCGACGGTTCGACCCGCGTTACCTTCGCCAGATAGATGTTGCCTCGAAGTTGTCTTCTCTCTGCTGATTCAAAATCAAATTCTTCAACCTTGTCGCCGCGCAGCACCACGACCCGGGTCTCTTCCGGGTGGGCCGCGTCGATGAGCATCTTGTTCGACATAGTGTGTGACTCCGCCCCGGGCCAAATATGCGTTGGGCGCGCCAGTTGCTCTTGGCGCGCGGCCGGGGCCAAATGTGAATAAGGGGAGAACAGGCGCCAGCGCGTGTCGCCGCGGAAGCATCGGCTGCTGCGCGATCTGCCTTTGCGGCAGAACCATCAGCTGCTGAGCGTTGCGGGCGCGGTCACCCATGGGCTGCCTTTCCAAGTCGTTGCGGCTCATGCCGCCTGAGACCAGCGGTGTGTCCGGCTGGTCCGTCTTCGCCTCCGTACAGTCGGCTGAAGGGCGTTGATCTTTACAACGCCGCACCCGATGACAGCCGGAGAAGAATCCGTCATTCTCTCTCTTATAAACGAGCTTCGTTCGATTCAAGAGAACGTTGCGACGTGGAGACGCGAAAACCACATTCGCTCGCCTTTGCCTTGCCACATCCTTTAGAGAGAAGCGAGGCGTTTTCTAAGAACTGAAGAAGGTGGGCATGGTCCGCTTCGCCCTCATGCTGCTCGTCTTGCCTTGGCTTGTAGCTTCTCCAGCGCTTGCCGCGAAGGTTTCCGACATCCGTGTTGTTGGAGATAGTGAGCGCACGCGTATGGTGCTCGACGTGGAAGGAGAGCCCCGCTTTCACATCTTGCGGTTACGCGCGCCCTATCGGCTTGTTGTCGATCTCCCCGATACGGAATTTGCCGCCCCAGCCTCCAAGACCAAAGCGATAGGTCTCGTCAGCGATTATCGGTTCGGCCAGATTGCGGCCTCGCGCGGTCGCGTGGTCCTCGACCTGACGGGTCCGGTGGAGGTGGAAAAATCGTACCTGATGCCGGGAGTTGCCGAACAGCCGGCTCGTCTCGTCCTCGATATGGTTCCCTCCACGGCGGAAGCCTTTTCGGAGGCGGCGGCGCCGATCAGCGAGCCTACGCCGGCGCTCGCCTCGCTTCAGGAAGGGGAGGAGGGCACATCACCCGAGACCCACGAAATTCCGATCGATCGGCCCGACGCGGCCGACACCCGTCCGGTCGTCGTCATCGATCCTGGCCACGGAGGCATCGATTCCGGCGCGATCAGTTCAGATGGGCTCTTGGAAAAGGACATTACGCTCGGCTTCTCGAAGGCATTGCGCGAAGTCCTGATCGAGCGTGGCAAGACGATCCCGATCCTCACGCGCGACGACGACGTCTTCCTGCCCCTCGGCAAGCGCGTCGCCTTCGCCAGACGTGAGGGGGCGGCGCTCTTCATCTCGGTGCATGCCGATACCGTGCCGCAGGATTACGTGCGTGGCGCAACCGTTTACACGCTCTCGGAAGAAGCCTCCGATGTGCTTGCGGCGCGTCTCGCCGCACGCGAGAACCGGGCCGACATTCTGGCGGGCCTTGCCATCGAAGATCAGCCGGACGAGGTGGCCACGATCCTGTTTGATCTGGCGCGGCGCGAGACCCGCAACCTCTCGATGCGTTTCGCCGCCGATCTCGTAAAGGATCTGAGCGCGGAAATGGTCCTGAACAAGAAACCTCGGCGGGGTGCATCCTTTCGTGTTCTCAAGGCCCCGGACGTGCCCTCGGTGCTCTTGGAACTCGGCTATCTTTCCAATAATGTGGACGAGAAGCTTTTTCAGTCGGATGAATGGCGAGAGCGCACGAGCGAGGCGGTGGCCAGCGCCGTCGAGAAGTATCTCGCCTTGCCGGGCGTCGCGCGGCGCTGAGGAAGATCACGAGAAAGCGTGTGGCTTATTGGCGACAGAGCCAGCGCCGGGGCGGTCCCGCCGGGGAACCGCCTCAGTTTCATCACAAAACTGGATGAAGCCGATCTTTAGCAATCTCGGCTTTTCCGAATAGGTGGGGCAGCCCCTTCATGTTCTTGCGATTAATCGGCTATTTGTTCGGCATCGGCGCGCTTCTGGCGCTGTGCGTGGCGGCTGTGGCCGGCTTCCTGTTGCATCGCTACAATCAGGATCTTCCAGATTACGACGTGCTCGCCAAGTACGAGCCGCCGGTGATGACGCGCATCCATGCCGATGACGGCCAGCTCGTTGCCGAATATGCGCGCCAGCGTCGGCTCTATCTGCCGATTCAGGCCGTGCCGGACCTGGTCAAGGCTGCCTATCTGTCTGCCGAGGACAAGAATTTCTACAACCATCCTGGGATCGACGTGGAGGGCATCCTTCGCGCCATCGTCTCCAACCTCAGGAACAGCGGCTCTGGCAAACTGCAGGGTGCCTCCACCATCACCCAGCAGGTGGCGAAGAATTTTCTTCTCACCAACGAGCGCACTTACGAGCGCAAGATCAAGGAAGCGCTTCTCTCGCTGCGCATCGAACAGGCCTATTCCAAGGACCGTATCCTGGAGCTCTATCTCAACGAGATCTATCTCGGCCTCGGCTCCTACGGCATTGCGGCCGCGGCTCTCAACTATTTCGACAAATCCGTGAACGAGCTGACTCTCGCTGAAGCGGCCTATCTCGCCGCGTTGCCGAAGGCGCCGGAGAACTACAATCCGTTTCGCGACACCGAGCGCGCCGTCGATCGCCGCAATTGGGTGATCGATCAGATGCTTGAGAACGGTTACATCCGGGCCGAGGATGCGCAGAAGGCAAAGACCGAGCCGCTCGACGTCAATCCGCGCCCGCGTGGGCAGTATCTTTTCGCGTCCGAATATTTCGCCGAAGAGGTGCGCCGCCGTCTGATCGATATGTACGGCAGCGAAAAGCTCTATGAGGGCGGCCTGTCGGTGCGCACCACGCTCGACCCGCAGCTTCAGGCGCTCGCCCGCAAGACCCTCCAGAAAGGTCTCATCGCATTCGACGAAAAGCGCGGCTTCCGTGGGCCGGTCGATCGTATCGATATCGCCGGCGACTGGGGCAAGAAGCTGGGTGAGGTGGACGGCCTCTCGGACGTTCCGGAATGGCACCTGGCTGTCGTGCTGGCGACGGGTGACGGCGAGGCCGACATCGGTTTGAAGCCGAAGCGTCTCATCTCTGGCAAGCTTTCCGATGAGCGCGAAACCGGCGTCTTGCCTGTCTCGAACATGAAATGGGCGAAGCGCAGCGTCAAATCCGCGAGCGATGTGTTGAGCGCCGGCGACGTCATCTTCGTCGAAGAGGATGCCGATAAGAAGGGCGTCTACAAACTGCGGCAGGCGCCGAAGATCCAGGGTGCCATGGTCGCCATGGACCCCTATACGGGCCGCGTCCGCGCGCTTGTCGGGGGATTTTCCTTCGACCAGAGCAAATTCAACCGCGCGACGCAGGCCTATCGCCAGCCGGGCTCGTCCTTCAAACCGTTCGTCTACGCGACGGCTCTCGACAACGGCTACACGCCGTCCTCCGTGGTCATGGATGCTCCGATCGAGATCAAGGCTGGCGACAAGATCTGGCGGCCGCAGAATTACTCGAACAAATATTACGGCCCCTCGACGCTGCGCATCGGCATCGAGCATTCCCGCAACGTCATGACCGTGCGTCTGGCGCAAGATATGGGCATGCCGCTGATCGCCGAATATGCGGAGCGCTTCGGCATCTATGACGACCTGAAGCCCTATCTGCCGATGGCGCTCGGGGCGGGTGAAACGACCGTCCTGCGGCTCGTCACCGCCTATGGAACGATCGCCAATGGAGGGCGTAAGATCAACGCGACGCTGATCGACCGCATTCAGGACCGCTACGGCAAGACCATCTATCAGCATGATCAGCGCGAATGCATCGGCTGCGAAGCTCAGGACTGGCACGGACAGGCCGAGCCGGAGCTGATCGACCAGCGTGAACAGATCCTCGATCCGATGACGGCCTACCAGATTACCTCGATGATGGAAGGCGTTGTCCAGCGGGGCACCGGCAGCCGCGTCAAGGTCGTCGGCAAGCCGATCGCCGGCAAGACTGGAACGACGAACGAGGAGAAGGATGCCTGGTTCATCGGCTTCTCGCCGGATCTCGTCGTCGGTGTCTTCATCGGCTACGACCAGCCAAAGCCGATGGGTCGTGGGTCGACGGGCGGTGTGCTCGCGGCGCCGATCTTTGCAGATTTCATGAAAGTGGCGCTTGCCGACGAGCCGGCGAAGCCCTTCCAGGTACCGCCGGGTATCCAGCTCATCCCAATCGATGCCCGTACCGGTCTACGCGCCAGCGGCGCTGAAGGTGAGAAGGTCATCATGGAGGCCTTCAAGCCGGGCACGGCACCTCCCTCCAGCTATTCCATCATCGGCTATCAGGATTCCTCCGGTCAGCCTTTGACCGTGACGCCCGAGGCCGACAGAGCGATCAGCACCGGGACGGGTGGCCTTTACTAGGTCGACGCAAAAGCGTTACGGCTCCCTCTTTCATCAGGCGGCGCTCCTCTGGGGCGCCGCCGTCGGTACATTTGCATGAGGACAAGATGCGCGCCGAAATCGAAAACCTCGTTGACGAGATCAGGGAGGCGCTGACCCTGATAAGGAGGCATCTTTGACTGGGATGTCTCTCAGAAACGTCTCGCCAAGCTGAACGAACGCGTCGAAGACCCGACGCTCTGGGATGATCCGCAGGAAGCTCAGAAGGTGATGCGCGAGCGCCAACGGCTGGAGACGGCCATTTCCGGCGTCCGCGAGATCGAAGCGAGCATTGCCGACAGCATCGAGCTGATCGAGCTTGCCGAGGAAGAAGACGACGACACCGTCATCGCCGAGGCTGAGAAGTCCCTCGTCGCTCTGCATAAGGACGTGCAGAGACGGCAGGTCGAAGCTTTGCTTTCAGGCGAAGCCGACGCGAGCGATGCCTATCTCGAAGTCCACGCCGGTGCGGGCGGTACGGAGAGCCAGGACTGGGCCTCGATGCTGCTGCGCATGTATACGCGCTGGGGCGAGCGCCGGAAATTTTCCGTCGAACTCATCTCGCAGACGGACGGCGAAGAAGCCGGCATCAAGTCAGCTACCCTCCTGCTCAAAGGCGAGAATGCCTATGGCTGGCTGAAGACCGAATCGGGCGTTCACCGTCTCGTCCGGATTTCGCCCTTCGACAGCCAGGCTCGCCGGCATACGTCCTTCTCGTCTGTCTGGGTCTATCCGGTCGTCGACGACAACATCGAGATCGAGATCCAGGACAAGGATATCCGTATCGACACCTACCGGTCTTCAGGTGCCGGCGGACAGCACGTCAACACGACCGATTCGGCTGTGCGGATCACGCACTTGCCGACCGGCATCGTGGTGACGTCATCGGAGAAGTCGCAGCACCAGAATCGCGCCAACGCCATGAAGGCGTTGAAGTCGAGGCTCTATGAGATGGAGCTGAAGAAGCGCGAGGAATCGATCCAGGAGGCTCACGAAGCCAAATCCGAAATCGGCTGGGGCCATCAGATCCGCTCGTACGTGCTGCAGCCGTACCAGCTGGTCAAAGATCTGCGCACATCCGTGGAGCACACGACGCCGTCTGAGGTTCTCGACGGGGACCTGGATGGCTTCATGGAAGCGGCTCTCGCCCAGCGCGTGGGCAGCACCGACAATACCGAGGAAGCGGCCGAATAGCCGCTTCCTTTCCGCGAGCCATCCCTCTCAAAAACCCAAGGTCAGGTGAGGGATGCGCTTCGCGGCGTTTAGCTGAAGCGTTCGGTTTTCAAGAACGGTGTCGGGTCTTCCGGCCGGCCGTCGCGCCTTGTTTCGTAGTGAAGGTGCGGGCCGGTTGAGCGCCCGGTCGAGCCGACGCGACCGATCACTTCACCGGCGGTGATCTTGTCGCCGACCTTCACGTCGATGCGCGACAGATGCCCATAGCGCGTGCTGACGCCGTGGGCATGTCGGATCTCGATCATCTTGCCGTAACCGCCGTTCCATCCGGCCTCGACGACTTCACCCGGAGCCGTGGCGCGAACCGGCGAACCGCTCACCGCTCGGAAGTCGATGCCGGTATGCAGGGCCGGCCGCTTCAGAAACGGATCCGTGCGATAGCCGAAGCCGGACGACCGCGGCGCGATGATGGGGCGCCCGAGAGGCAAAGACGCGAGTTTTCGGCGCATATCCTGCAAATTGGCGAGCGTGGTATCGATCCCATCGATCGTTTCCACGAAGGCGAGCCCGCGCAACGCGGCATCATCGTCGACCGGAACGAAAGGTCCGCCTGTGGCATCGTCGCCTGACGATCTGTTCTTCCTCGGAACGAGATCGGAAAAACCGAGATCGTTCAGCGTCGTCTCGAGACGTTCCGTTTCAGCGTGAGACGCGGCTGAGAGAACCGCTGCGGCATCCAGTTGGGTCGCAAAGCTGTCCCGCAAGGCTCCATCCATCGATTTGAGGAGAGGGCGAAGTTTTTCGCTCTCGAGATCGCTCGTCCTTGCAGCTGCCGGTTTGATCTGCGCCTCGCCCGGATGGGCGAAGATGCTGCCGGTGATGATGTCCGCCCGAGAAGGGCCATCCTCGGCATAGCCGAGCGCCGGGCCTTCCTCTGGATTCGCAACCTCTCCTGGCGCGGCTGCCAATTGCTGGGACGGTCGGTCGGGGCGCGGTCGCGGCGTCGTCATGCGTGTTTCGGCAATGCTGATGCCGGCAGCCTCGGCCTTTTGCATGACATCGTCGAGCAGGGACTGGCGCCGGAAGATCGCCTCCTGGCGGTCGAGCAGCGTTGCCAGCTGCTCCTCCATCGATTGTGTCTCGACGAGATGCTTGCTGGTGACCTTGTCGATTTCACCTCGAAGCCGGGCAATCCTGTCTTCATAGACATGTTGCAGTTCCGCCTGGCGTGCGGAGGCCGCATCGAGAAGGCCGTCGCGGTAAAAGAGGTAAGCGGTTCCGCCGATATAGCCGGTGCCGAACAGGACGAAGACGCTGGCGATCGAGCCGAAAAGCCAGGGTCGAAGCGTATAGGACGTGAGTCGTCCGCGCCGAGCGATGATGACGCGGGGCGGTTCTTTTCGGGGTTTGGAAGCAGGCTGAGAACTTGAGAAGGGGACCATGAGCACGAAGGCGCGGTATGGTTGAGAGGAGGTAAAGACCCTCGCAGCCCATGGTTAATATCGCGTTTCCTTAAGAGCGATTAGCGCTCTCGGCGGTCTCCTCAGGTCGCCATCATCCGCGCGGCTTCCAAGACGTCATCCACATGGCCCGGGACCTTCACCTTGCGCCAGACGCGTGCGATGACACCGTCGCGGTCGATCAGAAAGGTCGAACGCTCGACACCCATAAAGCGGCGGCCGTACATGGATTTTTCCGCCCACACGCCATAAGCCTCGCACACCTTCGTGTCTTCGTCGGCGACGAGCGTGATGGAGAGATCGTGCTTCGTCTTGAACTTGTCGTGGCTTGCTGCGCTATCGGGTGAAATCCCGACCACGGAAATGCCGGCGGAGCGGAAGGCGTCTATTTCGGAGCTGAAGGAGATCGCCTCTTTGGTGCAGCCGGGCGTGTTGTCCTTCGGGTAAAAGTAGAGAACGACCGGTTCGCCGCGATGCGCGGCGAGCGAGAATTCGCCGCCGCCATCGGTTGGAAGAGTGAAGTCCGGGGCCGGATCGCCCACATCGGGGGCCTTCGCCATCTCGTCATCCTTTCGACGTGTTTGGAAATCAGGTGAACTCTAGGGTGCGATTTCGTGCCTGCGCTCGCCAAGTTGTCTATCGTTGGCAGCCACCTTGGGAAGAGCGAGACCCGATTCGGAAGAAAATGCTGTCGCAGGAACCCAAGTCAACGACCGAGAAGCCAGGGAAGAACGCTCCGCGAACGACACGTCGTGTCATGCGTCGGATCCTTCGTGTCGCATTTCTATCCTTGCTTGTGGTCGTCGGCCTGTTGGTTTTGGTGACGGGTGGCCTCGTTTACAGCGTGAGCGGGGAGGGCTTCGGCCCGAACTGGATGCGCGATCGCCTCGAGGCGAGACTCCAAGACCGTGTCCCGCCCGGGGCGCACGTCGAGCTTGGCAGCATCCGTGCCTACTGGGAATCGGGCAGTGGCCTCGTGCTCGAAGCTGGAGACGTCGATTTCAGCTTCGGTCCCGCCTTGCACATCAAGGCCAAGACAATGGCCGTTTCCTCCTCGCTGCGTGACTGGCGAGAGACCTGGATCAAGCCGCGTCATGTGCGCATCTCGCAGGTGGAAGTCTCCCTGCAATTGCCGGAAAGCGCGACCGAGGCGCAGCCGCGCGCCGAATTGATCCGTCAGTTCGCGCGGTCTTTCTCGGAA
This genomic interval carries:
- the prfB gene encoding peptide chain release factor 2 (programmed frameshift) gives rise to the protein MRAEIENLVDEIREALTLIRRHLDWDVSQKRLAKLNERVEDPTLWDDPQEAQKVMRERQRLETAISGVREIEASIADSIELIELAEEEDDDTVIAEAEKSLVALHKDVQRRQVEALLSGEADASDAYLEVHAGAGGTESQDWASMLLRMYTRWGERRKFSVELISQTDGEEAGIKSATLLLKGENAYGWLKTESGVHRLVRISPFDSQARRHTSFSSVWVYPVVDDNIEIEIQDKDIRIDTYRSSGAGGQHVNTTDSAVRITHLPTGIVVTSSEKSQHQNRANAMKALKSRLYEMELKKREESIQEAHEAKSEIGWGHQIRSYVLQPYQLVKDLRTSVEHTTPSEVLDGDLDGFMEAALAQRVGSTDNTEEAAE
- a CDS encoding M23 family metallopeptidase, with amino-acid sequence MVPFSSSQPASKPRKEPPRVIIARRGRLTSYTLRPWLFGSIASVFVLFGTGYIGGTAYLFYRDGLLDAASARQAELQHVYEDRIARLRGEIDKVTSKHLVETQSMEEQLATLLDRQEAIFRRQSLLDDVMQKAEAAGISIAETRMTTPRPRPDRPSQQLAAAPGEVANPEEGPALGYAEDGPSRADIITGSIFAHPGEAQIKPAAARTSDLESEKLRPLLKSMDGALRDSFATQLDAAAVLSAASHAETERLETTLNDLGFSDLVPRKNRSSGDDATGGPFVPVDDDAALRGLAFVETIDGIDTTLANLQDMRRKLASLPLGRPIIAPRSSGFGYRTDPFLKRPALHTGIDFRAVSGSPVRATAPGEVVEAGWNGGYGKMIEIRHAHGVSTRYGHLSRIDVKVGDKITAGEVIGRVGSTGRSTGPHLHYETRRDGRPEDPTPFLKTERFS
- a CDS encoding penicillin-binding protein 1A, which encodes MFLRLIGYLFGIGALLALCVAAVAGFLLHRYNQDLPDYDVLAKYEPPVMTRIHADDGQLVAEYARQRRLYLPIQAVPDLVKAAYLSAEDKNFYNHPGIDVEGILRAIVSNLRNSGSGKLQGASTITQQVAKNFLLTNERTYERKIKEALLSLRIEQAYSKDRILELYLNEIYLGLGSYGIAAAALNYFDKSVNELTLAEAAYLAALPKAPENYNPFRDTERAVDRRNWVIDQMLENGYIRAEDAQKAKTEPLDVNPRPRGQYLFASEYFAEEVRRRLIDMYGSEKLYEGGLSVRTTLDPQLQALARKTLQKGLIAFDEKRGFRGPVDRIDIAGDWGKKLGEVDGLSDVPEWHLAVVLATGDGEADIGLKPKRLISGKLSDERETGVLPVSNMKWAKRSVKSASDVLSAGDVIFVEEDADKKGVYKLRQAPKIQGAMVAMDPYTGRVRALVGGFSFDQSKFNRATQAYRQPGSSFKPFVYATALDNGYTPSSVVMDAPIEIKAGDKIWRPQNYSNKYYGPSTLRIGIEHSRNVMTVRLAQDMGMPLIAEYAERFGIYDDLKPYLPMALGAGETTVLRLVTAYGTIANGGRKINATLIDRIQDRYGKTIYQHDQRECIGCEAQDWHGQAEPELIDQREQILDPMTAYQITSMMEGVVQRGTGSRVKVVGKPIAGKTGTTNEEKDAWFIGFSPDLVVGVFIGYDQPKPMGRGSTGGVLAAPIFADFMKVALADEPAKPFQVPPGIQLIPIDARTGLRASGAEGEKVIMEAFKPGTAPPSSYSIIGYQDSSGQPLTVTPEADRAISTGTGGLY
- a CDS encoding N-acetylmuramoyl-L-alanine amidase encodes the protein MVRFALMLLVLPWLVASPALAAKVSDIRVVGDSERTRMVLDVEGEPRFHILRLRAPYRLVVDLPDTEFAAPASKTKAIGLVSDYRFGQIAASRGRVVLDLTGPVEVEKSYLMPGVAEQPARLVLDMVPSTAEAFSEAAAPISEPTPALASLQEGEEGTSPETHEIPIDRPDAADTRPVVVIDPGHGGIDSGAISSDGLLEKDITLGFSKALREVLIERGKTIPILTRDDDVFLPLGKRVAFARREGAALFISVHADTVPQDYVRGATVYTLSEEASDVLAARLAARENRADILAGLAIEDQPDEVATILFDLARRETRNLSMRFAADLVKDLSAEMVLNKKPRRGASFRVLKAPDVPSVLLELGYLSNNVDEKLFQSDEWRERTSEAVASAVEKYLALPGVARR
- the bcp gene encoding thioredoxin-dependent thiol peroxidase, translating into MAKAPDVGDPAPDFTLPTDGGGEFSLAAHRGEPVVLYFYPKDNTPGCTKEAISFSSEIDAFRSAGISVVGISPDSAASHDKFKTKHDLSITLVADEDTKVCEAYGVWAEKSMYGRRFMGVERSTFLIDRDGVIARVWRKVKVPGHVDDVLEAARMMAT